One Arachis hypogaea cultivar Tifrunner chromosome 2, arahy.Tifrunner.gnm2.J5K5, whole genome shotgun sequence genomic window, GTTGCGGAATTTAAAGCGTTGGTTTAGTCAGCTACAATTTCTTTGTCCAGCTGGTTTGAACTTCAGATGTCCTCTGTTCCAGCTGCATTATAAATTACAAATTGGAAGTTGAATTCAGCAACACAGATCACATAACAATAGCAACGGCAATTCACATAACAAATGCTAAGTTGAGTTCTTGTTTTACATTATCTTGATGATGTGCCAGGTTCCAAAAACATCAGTATGTGGTGAGGGCAAATCATTATGAGGGAAAATTCTAACTAATTacttaaaattagaataattttaaaCAAATGCTATATCGAATTATCAACTTTCAACTTCAGAAAAATTAACTAGCAAATAAGGAAAAAATAACAAGGTTTTGTACCTATCTGGCTAGAACTGCAACAGTcgggagagaaagagaggagagcAGAGCGGATAAGGAACGGCGGCAAAGGCGGTGGCGACGCAGACGCAAAGGCGGCGAATGACACCAACAACACGACCCTGGGGAGTACCTGGCGGCGCGATTGAGAAGCCTTGGAGACACTGTGGCGCGCCTTGCTCGACGGGAGTATTCCTTCACTGCTGGAGCTGAGGCTAGAGGAGAAAGGGGAGACTGAGACTGAAAATTGAAATAGGAGGGGGTTAGGGACTCGCGgtatagttttaatttttaaacttaggagtattttaataatttcaatttCTAGGTTTAAAGTAGTTTAATTGTAATTAAAACttgaatttgattttagaaaGATTAAGATAAAATAACTTTGTAGTTAAAGattaaattatctttttaaaatttatttattttttaatggtatTATACATTTGAAACAATAgttcaatttaaaaatactaaaagattctcttaatcatattttaaaaataaaatatttttttttaaattaattttaaaagactaaaatatcttTTCTGAATTAAAAATGTTTATACAAGCATATTTTAGAGCTTGTTTGAGccattttcgaaaaagatattttttttaatgagactttttaaaaaaaaatttacaaaaataaaagaaattttatatttggatatcttacgtaaaaaatctttttatttattaattatttagataaaataaaataaaaatatttttgttcatttattatgtgaaaaatatcttttcttttagaaaaaaagatctttaaaaaaaattaaagtgttCTAAATATTAAAATCATTAGCCTAGACTTGTTCATTTTCTTTATATTACTTTTGTGTTCATTGTTGTTTAATCTATTTCTTCTGTATTGTAGTGTGAATTTGTGATGGATTAGATGATTCGGACAACAGCGTATTCCTTGAAATTGCATATTTTTTCAAAGGAGAATGCAAGGATAATGTCTTAAGGTTTCTAGACTCATGTAGTTTCTATGCGGATGTTGGAATAGACAATCTTGAACGTAAACTCTTATAAGTATTTCctacaatagaatacaaatgcATGATTTGATACAGCAAATGGATTGGAAAGTCGTTTGCCAAGAATCAAATAAGGATCCTACAGAGCTCACTCGAATAAATAAGCCTGAAGATTTCCATAATTTATTGAAGAATAGCAAAGTAAGAATACGGTACACTCATTTTGTTTTTCCTTGTTTTGAATTAATACAATAGCCTTTTCTTACcataagtttttgtttttaaggGAAAAAATTTAGTTGAAAGTATAATAATAGACTTGTGTCAAATTAGAGATCTACACTTAAATGCTGACACCTTCAAAAATATGCCTCAACTAAGGTTTCTTAAGTTTTATGCTCCATGGGATGAAAAACAGTTGAATGTGTACATTCCCATACCCCTGAAGCCGTTTTCTGCTAGACTCAAGTATTTGGAGTGGAATAGTTATCCTCTGAATTCTCTATCATCAATGTTCTGTGTGGAGCAGCTTGTTGAGTTTAGGATGCCAAACAGTCAAATTTCTAAACTTTGGGATGGAACGCAGGTACTAATACCAACATGATCTTCATTTTTAGCCGTTTTGTTTTGATTGGAAATTGAAGATttttgaatgtgatgaatgtaaCTCTGAATTGTTACAGGAACTTCCAAATTTGATAGTGCTTTACCTTTATGGATGTAACAAGTTGGTAAAGCTTCCAGATTTCAGTAAAGCAACAAAGCTTAAAACGATAGATCTTTGGAATTATGAAAAACTATATCAACTTCATCCATCTATTTTATCCATCCAAACTCTTGAGGAATTATATCTTACTGGTTGCACAAAATTGGAGTGTGCCAAAGGCAATTTGAAGTCTCTTAAAACATTTTATGCTTATAATTGTTCAAGCCTGAAGGAATTTTCAATGTCATCAGAAAAAAACTGCAGGATTTGGATATCTCTTTGTGGAGAATTAAAAGTCTACCAAATGAAATAGGTAGCTTTTTTTCTTTTGAGTATCTTTGTCTTAGTAATTGCAGAGAACTAATTGAGCTCCCAAACAACATCAAAGCTCAATCAAGGTTAAGGGCTCTTGACGTAAGTGGTTGTAGTGGTCTTCAATCTATACCAGAGCTTCCACCAAAAAATGTCACTCAGATTCAGTGTTGATAGACCTAAGAAAGGGAAGAGAGTCCAAATAAggagagaaaatgatgaagattGTTTTATCAAAGGGTGTGGGGTTATTCCAATGTATGCCTCAACTCTCTTGGATGCCATTCAAAATCTTGAATTGGAGTTCAACTTGAAGCCTCATCATAACCCCATCCCAGGGATAAATCTGGACGAAGTAAGAAGTATGATGATCCGGAAGAGCAAAGGAAAATCAAAACTCCACTGAAGAAGCTGGAGTGACTCAGAAGAAGGCAGCAAGGGGGAACACTGCATTAGCTATTTCAACATTAGCAAAAGCTTCATGGCCTAATTCCACCTTGTAGTACAAACTGATGTACCTACATTCACTTTTGTGTATCTCAATGGCTATCTGAATACTGGGCAATAATGTGGATGGATAGTATGAAAGGCAATTCAGGAATTCTTGCATTTGATATCATCCCCTAAGTAATAGTATAAG contains:
- the LOC114924812 gene encoding disease resistance protein RML1A-like; this encodes MPQLRFLKFYAPWDEKQLNVYIPIPLKPFSARLKYLEWNSYPLNSLSSMFCVEQLVEFRMPNSQISKLWDGTQELPNLIVLYLYGCNKLVKLPDFSKATKLKTIDLWNYEKLYQLHPSILSIQTLEELYLTGCTKLECAKGNLKSLKTFYAYNCSSLKEFSIELIELPNNIKAQSRLRALDVSGCSGLQSIPELPPKNVTQIQC